From Alcaligenes faecalis, the proteins below share one genomic window:
- the fliO gene encoding flagellar biosynthetic protein FliO, with protein sequence MLSLLLVVGLILAAAWLARRGGLLKNKNQQRIKILDNRRLGPRSSVALVQIDDREILIGITPQQISLLHTTTTAGSEPDFLAHLDQHRAPR encoded by the coding sequence ATGCTTAGCCTGCTGCTGGTTGTAGGCCTGATTCTGGCAGCAGCCTGGCTTGCCCGCCGTGGCGGCTTGTTGAAAAACAAAAACCAGCAACGCATCAAGATTCTGGACAATCGACGTCTGGGGCCACGCAGCAGCGTGGCCCTGGTCCAGATTGATGACCGCGAAATTCTGATTGGCATCACCCCTCAGCAGATCAGCCTGCTGCACACCACGACGACTGCTGGCTCCGAGCCGGACTTCCTGGCTCATCTGGACCAGCACCGTGCACCCCGCTGA
- the fliN gene encoding flagellar motor switch protein FliN: MSDPHNPNDRSAPEDDWAAAMAEQQAGSQSSTQAQGLEHPLEDDWASALAEQSAAAPVHEPSPASNLFPPMEHAQANATTDIDMIMDIPVQLSVELGRTRLTIKNILQLGQGSVVELDGLAGEPLDIYVNGYLIAQGEVVVVDDKYGIRVTDIVTPSDRIQRLNGRR, from the coding sequence ATGAGCGACCCTCACAACCCTAACGACCGGTCTGCGCCCGAGGACGACTGGGCAGCCGCGATGGCTGAGCAACAGGCTGGCAGCCAAAGCAGCACCCAGGCCCAGGGACTGGAGCATCCTCTGGAAGACGACTGGGCCTCGGCTCTGGCCGAGCAAAGCGCGGCCGCGCCTGTGCATGAACCCAGCCCGGCCAGCAATCTGTTCCCGCCCATGGAGCACGCCCAGGCCAACGCCACCACCGACATCGACATGATCATGGACATCCCTGTTCAGCTGTCGGTGGAGCTGGGCCGTACGCGCCTGACGATCAAGAACATTTTGCAACTGGGCCAGGGCTCGGTGGTGGAACTGGACGGTCTGGCCGGTGAACCGCTGGATATTTACGTGAACGGCTACCTGATTGCCCAGGGCGAAGTGGTTGTCGTGGACGACAAGTACGGTATTCGTGTCACCGACATCGTGACCCCATCGGACCGTATCCAGCGCCTGAACGGCCGCCGCTAG
- the fliM gene encoding flagellar motor switch protein FliM, with translation MSYQSFLSQDEVDALLAGVTGEGADTKPLNENLTGVRAYDLTSPDRVVRHRMQTLELINERFARRLRSTMLSFMRRNADITVGSIRIQKYSDFERNLPVPSNLNMVALKPLRGVSLFTFDPNLVFLIIDSLFGGHGRYNTRVEGRDFTTTEQRIIQRLLTLTLESYCGAWESIYPLEAEYMRSEMHTKFASISSSNDIVVVTSFNIEFGAQGGNLNICLPYSMIEPVRDLLTRPLQDKGTNAIDQRWTQQLSRQVRSAEVELIANFVNIDMTIAELTQLKVNDVLPIEIPTLIEAHVDGVPVLECQYGTSGGRYSLRVENILATNDSDLTKGKSL, from the coding sequence ATGTCGTATCAGAGCTTCCTATCCCAAGACGAAGTCGATGCACTGCTGGCCGGTGTAACCGGCGAAGGCGCTGACACCAAGCCCTTGAACGAAAACCTGACTGGCGTACGGGCCTATGACCTGACCTCGCCAGACCGGGTGGTGCGTCACCGCATGCAGACCCTGGAGCTGATCAACGAGCGCTTTGCCCGTCGCTTGCGCTCGACCATGCTCAGCTTCATGCGCCGCAACGCGGACATCACCGTGGGCTCCATTCGTATTCAGAAGTACTCGGACTTCGAGCGCAATCTGCCTGTGCCCAGCAACCTGAACATGGTTGCCTTAAAGCCCTTGCGCGGCGTGTCGCTGTTTACCTTCGACCCGAATCTGGTCTTTCTGATTATCGACAGCCTGTTCGGTGGCCATGGCCGCTACAACACCCGCGTCGAAGGCCGCGACTTCACCACGACCGAGCAGCGCATCATCCAGCGCTTGCTGACCCTGACGCTGGAGAGCTACTGCGGCGCCTGGGAATCCATCTACCCGCTCGAAGCAGAGTACATGCGCTCGGAGATGCACACCAAGTTTGCCAGCATCAGCAGCAGCAACGACATTGTGGTGGTGACCTCCTTCAATATTGAATTTGGTGCCCAGGGCGGCAATCTGAATATCTGCCTGCCCTACTCCATGATCGAGCCGGTGCGCGACCTTCTGACGCGCCCCTTGCAGGACAAGGGCACCAATGCCATCGACCAGCGCTGGACCCAGCAGCTCTCGCGCCAGGTGCGCAGCGCCGAGGTCGAACTGATTGCCAACTTCGTCAATATAGACATGACCATTGCCGAGCTGACCCAGCTCAAGGTCAATGATGTGTTGCCGATTGAAATCCCCACCCTTATTGAAGCCCACGTGGATGGCGTGCCGGTTCTGGAATGCCAGTACGGCACCTCCGGTGGCCGCTACTCCTTGCGGGTAGAAAACATCTTGGCCACCAACGACAGCGATTTGACTAAAGGTAAGTCCCTATGA
- a CDS encoding flagellar basal body-associated FliL family protein, whose amino-acid sequence MKTGLLVLFIIAASVGATLYYSLQQSSTPAWLAWAEKGQSVEAAPAPDEPPVVKVNAKPIFAPLDPFTVTLNENGRSRILYVGITLRVQDDGSRAMLVEYMPMVRDRVLKILAEQRPTYIQTSEGRQALVAQLSAGLKEPYAPNTAVPYINDVLFTAFVIQ is encoded by the coding sequence ATGAAAACCGGTCTGCTGGTTCTGTTTATTATCGCCGCTAGCGTGGGCGCAACGCTGTACTACTCCCTGCAACAAAGCAGCACGCCTGCCTGGTTGGCCTGGGCAGAAAAAGGCCAGTCGGTTGAAGCCGCTCCGGCCCCGGACGAGCCTCCTGTGGTCAAGGTCAACGCCAAGCCCATCTTTGCGCCACTGGACCCCTTTACCGTCACCCTGAACGAGAATGGTCGCTCGCGTATCTTGTACGTAGGCATTACCTTGCGCGTCCAGGACGATGGCTCGCGTGCCATGCTGGTGGAATACATGCCCATGGTGCGGGACCGCGTGCTCAAGATACTGGCTGAACAGCGTCCCACCTACATTCAGACTTCCGAAGGGCGTCAAGCCTTGGTTGCACAGCTAAGCGCCGGCCTGAAAGAGCCCTACGCGCCCAACACTGCTGTACCGTACATCAATGATGTCCTGTTCACCGCCTTTGTCATCCAATAA
- a CDS encoding flagellar hook-length control protein FliK, with amino-acid sequence MTSPTLSVLPAAPAAPSAPATNTAGPAAAHAPKDEGFAQHLQTQQQQVQNKGAGKTPTAAKQDSAKAQAPADGTPLAEAVAEQAEASELDTLIKDPALLIADQSDLELNTDASADSGLPAMALSILSQVQAIKNSKTDPKAALTDSKLPLSAANTRQHLVAEPSSRQPQTAPLKALEAETELDLSAELALPKAVETSHPLAATPNRKSAANAAQVLNNNPISATLAANAASSQTHLMEEASASLAAFGRQIAEDARAGVNLNLPALDASLLAQLTATPGAIQASSPAALPSPMALAIATPVQSPEWGAVMGRQMITLAQQAQGGIQSADIRLDPPELGPLRITLQMQDGMAHAMITSPHAQVRHALEQSLQQLQQQFAENGLTLGQADVGDQHASHQAFHEQLAAKGNQGDQPAFSLNGVASADQTSPLVNSSASRSLNPNALVDTFA; translated from the coding sequence ATGACTTCGCCCACTCTTTCGGTTTTACCTGCGGCCCCTGCCGCACCCTCGGCCCCCGCCACCAACACGGCCGGGCCTGCGGCTGCGCACGCGCCCAAAGACGAAGGCTTTGCCCAGCACCTGCAAACGCAACAGCAACAGGTGCAAAACAAAGGGGCTGGCAAAACACCGACAGCCGCCAAGCAGGACAGCGCCAAAGCTCAGGCTCCCGCTGATGGCACCCCACTGGCGGAAGCAGTGGCCGAGCAGGCCGAGGCCAGCGAGCTGGACACCCTGATCAAGGACCCTGCCCTGCTGATTGCCGATCAAAGCGATCTGGAACTGAACACCGACGCCTCGGCCGATAGCGGCCTGCCCGCCATGGCCTTGTCGATTCTGTCGCAAGTGCAGGCGATCAAGAACAGCAAAACTGATCCCAAAGCGGCACTCACCGATAGCAAGCTGCCGCTGAGCGCCGCCAACACACGCCAGCATCTGGTAGCCGAGCCAAGCAGCCGTCAGCCCCAGACCGCGCCCCTGAAAGCCCTGGAAGCGGAAACCGAGCTTGATCTGAGCGCCGAGCTGGCCTTGCCGAAAGCCGTCGAAACCAGCCATCCGCTGGCTGCCACCCCTAACCGCAAATCGGCGGCCAATGCTGCGCAAGTACTGAACAACAACCCGATCAGCGCCACCCTCGCTGCGAATGCTGCCTCGTCCCAAACTCATTTGATGGAGGAAGCATCGGCATCCCTGGCGGCCTTTGGACGACAAATTGCTGAAGACGCTCGCGCTGGTGTCAATCTGAATCTGCCTGCCCTGGATGCATCCTTGCTGGCCCAATTGACCGCCACTCCCGGCGCGATCCAGGCCAGCAGCCCGGCGGCCTTGCCCAGCCCCATGGCACTGGCCATTGCCACGCCCGTACAGTCCCCCGAATGGGGTGCCGTCATGGGTCGCCAAATGATTACTCTGGCCCAACAGGCTCAGGGCGGTATTCAAAGTGCCGACATCCGCCTGGACCCGCCTGAACTGGGTCCTTTGCGCATTACCTTGCAAATGCAGGACGGCATGGCCCACGCCATGATTACCTCGCCCCACGCTCAAGTGCGCCACGCCCTGGAACAATCCTTGCAGCAGCTGCAACAGCAGTTTGCAGAAAACGGGCTGACCCTGGGACAGGCTGATGTAGGCGACCAGCACGCCTCGCACCAGGCCTTTCACGAGCAACTGGCCGCCAAGGGCAATCAAGGCGATCAACCCGCCTTCAGCCTGAACGGCGTGGCGTCCGCTGACCAAACCAGCCCCTTGGTGAACAGCAGCGCCAGCCGCTCGCTGAACCCCAACGCGCTGGTTGATACCTTCGCCTGA
- the fliJ gene encoding flagellar export protein FliJ, whose protein sequence is MKANASLHTLVDLSQNNVDDAARHLQELRTQREAAQSQLEMLQTYRQDYAQRLLDVGQTGVTMANYHNFRRFIVTLDQAISQQNSVIQSLEEQMEQGRQVWYGHQQRLKAYETLIDRRLQTQQVQQQRMEQRNSDEIAARLFTRSQTAY, encoded by the coding sequence ATGAAAGCCAACGCCTCTTTACATACGCTGGTCGATCTCAGTCAGAACAATGTGGACGATGCCGCCCGCCATTTGCAGGAGCTGCGCACACAGCGCGAGGCCGCCCAGTCGCAGCTGGAAATGTTGCAGACCTATCGCCAGGACTACGCCCAGCGCCTGCTGGATGTCGGTCAAACCGGGGTAACCATGGCGAACTACCACAATTTCCGCCGCTTTATCGTGACATTGGACCAGGCCATTTCCCAGCAAAATAGTGTTATCCAATCGCTGGAAGAGCAAATGGAACAGGGACGCCAGGTCTGGTATGGCCATCAGCAACGTCTGAAAGCGTATGAAACCTTGATCGACCGCCGGCTCCAGACCCAGCAAGTCCAGCAACAAAGAATGGAACAGCGTAACAGCGATGAAATCGCTGCTCGTCTCTTTACCCGTAGCCAGACCGCCTATTAA
- the fliI gene encoding flagellar protein export ATPase FliI, with amino-acid sequence MATPLLASSPERWRAQLLSAQQRVQAIEPSLRSGRVVRATGLVLEATGLKLAVGAACKVELSAAQNIWAEAEVVGFEGRSLYLMPLSEISGLPPGARVVPVEAQLQPPVPLPDSDQPDSLPAQARSRHVPVGPGLLGRVVDGSGNPLDGLGPIDAQACVSLSHTTPNPLKRSPIDTVLDVGVRAINGLLTVGRGQRMGLFAGSGVGKSVLLGMMARYTQADIIVVGLIGERGREVKEFIEHNLGEEGLQRSVVVAAPADVSPLLRLQGAVYATRLAEFFRDEGKNVLLIMDSLTRYAMAQREIALAIGEPPATKGYPPSVFAKLPALVERAGNGEPNAQGCCGSITAFYTVLTEGDDQQDPIADSARAILDGHIVLSRSLAETGHYPAIDIEASISRVMPSIVGPEQIKMVHRFKGLLSSYQRNRDLIAVGAYTRGNDPAIDQAIDRFPWLEAYLRQGMQQRVDVPRAFDELNAVLNSEQ; translated from the coding sequence ATGGCAACGCCCCTTCTGGCCTCCTCTCCCGAACGCTGGCGCGCCCAGCTACTTTCTGCGCAACAGCGGGTTCAGGCCATTGAGCCCAGCCTGCGCAGTGGCCGTGTTGTCCGCGCCACCGGTCTGGTACTGGAGGCGACGGGTTTGAAGCTGGCGGTAGGGGCTGCCTGCAAAGTGGAACTGTCTGCCGCGCAAAACATCTGGGCTGAAGCCGAGGTCGTGGGTTTCGAGGGCCGGTCCCTGTATTTGATGCCCTTGAGCGAAATCTCCGGCCTGCCTCCCGGCGCACGTGTTGTGCCGGTTGAAGCTCAATTACAGCCGCCCGTGCCACTGCCCGATTCCGATCAGCCCGACAGCCTGCCGGCTCAGGCGCGTTCCCGCCATGTTCCGGTTGGCCCCGGCTTGCTGGGTCGAGTCGTCGATGGCAGCGGCAATCCTCTGGACGGTCTGGGCCCCATCGACGCGCAAGCCTGCGTCTCGCTCAGTCACACCACTCCCAATCCGCTCAAGCGCAGCCCCATCGATACGGTTCTGGACGTAGGCGTGCGTGCGATCAATGGCTTGCTGACGGTAGGCCGTGGTCAGCGCATGGGCCTGTTCGCCGGCTCTGGCGTGGGCAAGAGTGTGCTGCTGGGCATGATGGCCCGCTACACCCAGGCCGACATTATTGTCGTGGGCCTGATCGGTGAACGGGGCCGCGAAGTGAAAGAATTTATTGAGCACAACCTGGGCGAAGAAGGCCTGCAACGCTCGGTTGTAGTCGCCGCGCCCGCTGATGTCTCTCCCCTGCTGCGTTTGCAAGGCGCGGTGTACGCCACCCGTCTGGCCGAGTTTTTCCGTGACGAAGGAAAAAACGTCTTGCTGATCATGGATTCGCTGACACGCTATGCCATGGCCCAGCGCGAAATCGCTCTGGCAATTGGCGAGCCACCAGCCACCAAAGGCTACCCTCCTTCCGTGTTTGCCAAGCTGCCTGCTCTGGTCGAGCGCGCTGGCAATGGCGAACCCAATGCGCAAGGCTGTTGCGGCTCGATCACCGCGTTCTACACCGTGCTGACCGAAGGCGACGACCAGCAGGACCCGATCGCCGACTCGGCCCGCGCAATTCTGGACGGCCATATTGTGCTGTCCCGCAGTCTGGCGGAAACCGGCCATTACCCGGCCATTGATATCGAGGCCTCCATCTCGCGTGTCATGCCCAGCATTGTGGGCCCGGAGCAAATCAAGATGGTGCACCGCTTCAAGGGCCTGCTCTCCAGCTATCAGCGCAACCGCGACCTGATTGCGGTCGGCGCCTACACCCGTGGCAACGATCCTGCCATTGATCAGGCCATTGACCGTTTCCCCTGGCTGGAAGCCTATCTGCGCCAGGGCATGCAGCAACGGGTGGACGTGCCACGCGCCTTTGATGAATTGAACGCCGTTTTAAATAGCGAGCAATAG
- the fliH gene encoding flagellar assembly protein FliH yields MSSHRKASAYSELQESWSRWQMQGLDDPVVAPEPEEPEFVPPTQEELQRDLENQRSQAQEEGHSQGYQAGYNQGHAAGLAAGQESGHAQGYEAGMAAGMAKAQEQIDQYIKEFVALNQNCAQSIELMDQEMGQSLIQLATRIAEHVLQSTIKTEPSRIRDLVAEVLRSDPGDTSALELSLHPDDISLVREFLIEQGEPRAWRLQEDAQLQRGECRVRSSYGDIDATFATRWKRALASLGLPVSSEP; encoded by the coding sequence ATGTCCAGCCACCGTAAAGCGTCGGCCTATTCGGAACTTCAGGAAAGCTGGAGCCGCTGGCAAATGCAGGGGCTGGATGACCCTGTCGTTGCCCCGGAGCCGGAAGAGCCGGAATTTGTCCCGCCCACTCAGGAAGAACTGCAGCGCGATCTGGAGAACCAGCGCAGCCAGGCCCAGGAAGAAGGTCATAGCCAGGGCTATCAGGCCGGTTACAACCAAGGCCATGCCGCCGGTCTGGCAGCAGGCCAGGAAAGCGGTCATGCTCAAGGGTATGAAGCCGGAATGGCAGCCGGCATGGCCAAGGCTCAGGAACAGATCGACCAGTACATCAAGGAATTTGTTGCCCTGAACCAGAACTGCGCCCAATCCATCGAGTTGATGGATCAGGAAATGGGTCAGTCCCTGATTCAGCTGGCCACGCGCATTGCCGAGCATGTCTTGCAAAGCACCATCAAAACGGAGCCCAGCCGCATTCGCGATCTGGTGGCCGAGGTACTGCGCAGCGATCCGGGCGATACCAGCGCCCTGGAGCTGAGCTTGCACCCGGACGACATCAGCTTGGTACGTGAATTTCTGATTGAACAAGGTGAACCCCGCGCCTGGCGTTTGCAGGAAGATGCTCAGCTGCAACGCGGCGAATGCCGTGTACGTTCCAGCTATGGCGATATTGACGCTACCTTTGCCACCCGCTGGAAACGAGCCCTGGCCAGCCTGGGCTTGCCGGTTTCCTCGGAGCCGTGA
- the fliG gene encoding flagellar motor switch protein FliG: MKTAKPDDSIERSAILMMSLGEDAAAEVFRHLSPREVQQLSTAMASLKQLTRADMDEALESFRQEADQFMAVALDSNAYIRSVLNKALGSDRAAGLIEDLLENSEGSSSGIDALNWLDASSVAELIADEHPQIIATILVHLERDRAADILGFIPDRLRDDVVLRIATFGGVQPTALNELTEVLNGMLSGQGAKRSKMGGPRTAAEMLNYMNASLEESVLTSLRGMDADLTQRIVDEMFVFENLADVEDIAIQLLLKEIETSALTIALKGAPEELRDKFFRNMSNRAAEMLREDIDAQGPIRMSKVEQEQKAIVQVARRLAEAGQITLGGLSGDEYV, from the coding sequence ATGAAAACGGCTAAACCGGACGATTCCATCGAACGCAGTGCGATTTTGATGATGTCCTTGGGTGAAGATGCCGCCGCCGAGGTGTTTCGCCACCTCTCGCCTCGCGAGGTACAACAGCTCAGTACCGCCATGGCGTCCCTGAAGCAACTGACCCGTGCCGATATGGACGAGGCTCTGGAGAGCTTTCGCCAGGAGGCCGACCAGTTCATGGCCGTGGCGCTGGACTCCAACGCCTACATCCGCTCGGTACTGAACAAGGCGCTGGGCTCGGACCGGGCCGCTGGTCTGATCGAAGACTTGCTGGAAAACAGCGAAGGCTCCAGCAGCGGTATTGATGCCCTGAACTGGCTGGATGCGTCCAGCGTGGCCGAGCTGATTGCCGACGAACACCCGCAAATTATTGCCACGATTCTGGTGCATCTGGAGCGTGATCGCGCTGCCGACATTCTGGGCTTCATTCCGGATCGTTTGCGCGATGATGTCGTCCTGCGTATTGCGACCTTTGGTGGTGTGCAACCCACCGCCCTGAACGAGCTGACCGAAGTGTTGAACGGCATGCTATCGGGCCAGGGAGCCAAACGCAGCAAGATGGGTGGCCCACGTACGGCAGCCGAAATGCTCAATTACATGAACGCCAGCCTGGAAGAGTCCGTCCTGACCAGTCTGCGCGGCATGGATGCCGACCTGACCCAGCGCATCGTGGACGAGATGTTCGTTTTCGAGAACCTGGCCGATGTGGAAGACATTGCCATCCAGCTGCTGCTCAAGGAAATCGAGACCTCTGCATTGACGATTGCCCTGAAAGGCGCGCCCGAAGAATTGCGCGACAAGTTCTTCCGCAATATGTCCAACCGCGCCGCCGAAATGCTGCGCGAAGACATCGACGCCCAAGGCCCGATCCGCATGTCCAAAGTGGAGCAGGAACAAAAAGCCATTGTGCAGGTGGCCCGTCGTCTGGCCGAAGCGGGTCAGATTACGCTGGGCGGCCTGAGTGGGGACGAATATGTCTAA
- the fliF gene encoding flagellar basal-body MS-ring/collar protein FliF, whose translation MSQTAQLLNKLPGYDTLRALPKVALIGLGAALIALIVALLLWSRGPSYQVLFSNLDDRDGGAIVSALGQMNVPYQFNSNGTAILVPQDRVHDVRMQMASQGLPRSGNAGFELLDQSRFGASQFTEQVTYQRALEGELANSIKAVHAVKEARVHLAMPRETLFVRDRQSPTASVVLSLYPGRDLSEGQVSAISWLISSSVPNLHADKVSIIDQNGRLLTAPTGEMGADNQQRNFVNDIEYRAVQRILTLLNPLVGAGNVRAQVTAEVDFSRREQTSEVYKPNQQPGQAAVRSQQTSSSLQRNPQQPQGVPGALSNQAPNNATANLVNPPAAPNQPQAPAAPATDPANAAAQTANAANATAAGTDPSLVSLAEQARLLQNTGNARNDSTVNYEVDRTISHVKGPLGQLSRLSVAVVVNYRNTDKEQQPLEQEELDKISDLVKQAVGYSADRGDSLSVVNGQFNEQGDIDTPFWKNPEYRELAMELIKYLVFAFILFMAWRIVINPIIQGLIQAKAVADARVERQKEESAREQAAEQRAAEMSRYEENLNTARTMAHDDPRAVAMVLRSWLNKDEKNENG comes from the coding sequence ATGAGTCAGACAGCACAGTTGCTGAACAAACTTCCTGGCTACGACACGCTGCGCGCCTTGCCCAAGGTAGCGCTGATCGGGCTGGGTGCCGCACTGATTGCTCTGATTGTCGCCCTCTTGCTGTGGAGCCGCGGCCCTAGCTACCAGGTTCTGTTCTCCAATCTGGACGACCGCGATGGCGGTGCGATTGTCTCGGCCCTGGGCCAGATGAACGTGCCCTATCAGTTCAACAGCAACGGTACCGCCATTCTGGTGCCGCAGGATCGTGTGCACGATGTGCGCATGCAAATGGCCTCGCAAGGTTTGCCACGCAGTGGCAATGCCGGTTTCGAGCTGCTGGATCAAAGCCGCTTTGGTGCCAGCCAGTTCACCGAGCAAGTAACGTATCAGCGCGCCCTGGAAGGCGAGCTGGCCAACTCCATCAAGGCCGTGCATGCCGTCAAGGAAGCGCGCGTTCACCTGGCCATGCCGCGTGAAACCTTGTTTGTGCGTGATCGCCAGTCCCCCACTGCCTCGGTCGTGCTGTCGCTGTATCCGGGCCGCGACCTGAGCGAAGGCCAGGTTTCCGCCATCAGCTGGCTGATCTCCTCCAGCGTGCCCAATCTGCATGCCGACAAGGTTTCCATCATTGACCAGAACGGCCGCCTGCTGACGGCGCCCACTGGCGAGATGGGTGCTGATAATCAGCAACGCAACTTTGTAAACGACATTGAATACCGCGCCGTCCAGCGCATTCTGACCTTGCTGAATCCCTTGGTCGGTGCTGGCAACGTCCGCGCCCAGGTAACAGCAGAAGTAGACTTCTCGCGCCGCGAGCAGACCTCCGAGGTCTACAAACCCAACCAGCAACCCGGTCAGGCAGCGGTGCGCAGCCAGCAGACCAGCTCGTCCCTGCAGCGCAATCCGCAGCAACCCCAGGGCGTACCTGGCGCCTTGAGCAATCAGGCTCCCAACAATGCCACCGCCAATCTGGTGAACCCGCCTGCTGCGCCGAATCAGCCCCAGGCACCTGCCGCTCCAGCCACCGACCCGGCCAATGCCGCCGCACAAACTGCCAATGCCGCGAACGCGACCGCTGCCGGTACAGACCCTTCGCTGGTGTCCCTGGCCGAGCAAGCCCGCCTGCTGCAAAACACCGGCAATGCGCGTAATGACTCCACCGTGAACTACGAAGTGGATCGCACCATCAGCCATGTCAAAGGTCCTTTGGGTCAGCTCAGCCGCCTGTCGGTGGCCGTAGTGGTGAACTACCGCAATACGGACAAGGAGCAACAGCCGCTGGAGCAGGAAGAACTGGACAAGATCAGCGATCTGGTCAAGCAAGCCGTTGGTTACTCGGCTGATCGAGGCGATAGCCTGAGCGTGGTGAACGGACAGTTCAACGAGCAAGGCGATATTGATACCCCCTTCTGGAAAAATCCGGAATACCGAGAGCTGGCCATGGAATTGATCAAGTATCTGGTCTTTGCATTCATTTTGTTCATGGCGTGGCGCATCGTCATCAACCCCATCATCCAGGGTCTGATCCAGGCCAAGGCGGTGGCTGACGCCCGCGTCGAGCGCCAGAAAGAGGAATCTGCTCGCGAACAGGCCGCTGAACAACGTGCCGCCGAAATGAGCCGCTACGAAGAGAATCTGAACACCGCCCGCACGATGGCTCACGATGACCCACGCGCTGTGGCTATGGTGTTGCGCTCCTGGTTGAACAAAGATGAAAAAAATGAAAACGGCTAA
- the fliE gene encoding flagellar hook-basal body complex protein FliE, producing the protein MSISNLSSIENLLAQMRAVAQAAGASSSVSSSASSAAPGGFAAELARSLNRVSQAQNEASAQAQAFEMGEPGISLNDVMIDLQKASVGFQATVQVRNRLVAAYQEIASMPV; encoded by the coding sequence ATGTCGATTTCCAATCTTTCCAGCATTGAAAACCTTTTGGCCCAGATGCGCGCGGTTGCACAAGCGGCCGGGGCTTCCAGTTCTGTGTCCTCCTCGGCCAGCAGCGCCGCTCCCGGTGGCTTTGCCGCCGAGCTGGCCCGCTCCTTGAACCGGGTGTCCCAGGCACAAAATGAAGCCAGCGCCCAGGCCCAGGCCTTTGAAATGGGCGAGCCTGGAATTTCCTTGAATGACGTGATGATTGACCTGCAAAAAGCCAGCGTCGGCTTTCAGGCCACCGTCCAGGTACGCAACCGCTTAGTGGCCGCCTACCAAGAAATTGCCAGTATGCCGGTATAA
- a CDS encoding EscU/YscU/HrcU family type III secretion system export apparatus switch protein: MNHDSPTPRPQALALRYDPKDGAPRVVAKGYGTQAEKIIETAREHNLYVHESPELVGLLMQVDLDRHIPPQLYQAVAELLAWLYALEQGHPQATQALQALHDAPKP, from the coding sequence ATGAACCATGATTCTCCCACCCCTCGCCCCCAGGCTCTGGCTTTACGCTACGATCCCAAGGACGGTGCACCACGGGTGGTCGCCAAAGGCTATGGCACGCAGGCCGAGAAAATCATCGAGACCGCGCGCGAGCACAATCTCTATGTGCACGAGTCCCCCGAACTGGTCGGCCTGTTGATGCAGGTGGATCTGGACCGCCACATCCCCCCTCAGCTCTATCAGGCCGTAGCCGAATTGCTGGCCTGGCTCTACGCACTGGAACAGGGCCATCCCCAGGCCACACAAGCCTTGCAGGCCCTGCACGACGCCCCAAAACCCTGA